One genomic window of Sulfurovum lithotrophicum includes the following:
- the radA gene encoding DNA repair protein RadA gives MAKKKTLFECQACGFQSPRWMGKCTSCNQWETMVELTADQIKFLNETSKSSSSGSVRSKAQPITQIEEDNITRFPSGSSELDLVLGGGVVPGSLTLIGGSPGIGKSTLLLKIAGNLAQQRKKVLYVSGEESAGQIKLRANRLDANHENLFLLPEISLSTVLSEISNENYEFIVIDSIQTLYSDETPSAPGSVTQVRTITFELMRVAKSMHIPIFIIGHITKDGSIAGPRVLEHMVDTVLYFEGDSNSELRLLRGFKNRFGSTNEVGIFEMNKSGLNDAKSMAGRFFDKEKLQSGSALTVIMEGSRPIIIEVQALVSESYGHPKRSSTGFDNNRLGMLLALLEKKLDLPLGTYDVFINISGGIKINEPSADLAIIAAILSSYRDRELSAETLFLGEVSLTGEIREISGLTQRLKEMKTQGFSKAVIPNKPMEETEIKCFIADEVSKVVEWM, from the coding sequence ATGGCAAAGAAAAAAACACTGTTTGAATGTCAGGCATGCGGATTTCAGTCTCCAAGATGGATGGGAAAATGTACCTCCTGCAACCAGTGGGAGACCATGGTCGAACTTACGGCAGACCAGATCAAGTTCCTGAATGAAACATCGAAAAGCAGCAGTAGCGGTTCGGTACGTTCCAAAGCGCAACCCATCACACAGATCGAAGAGGACAATATTACCCGCTTCCCGTCAGGAAGCTCCGAACTCGACCTTGTACTTGGAGGCGGTGTCGTTCCGGGTTCTTTGACCCTCATAGGCGGCAGTCCGGGTATCGGTAAATCGACGCTTCTGCTGAAGATCGCTGGCAATCTTGCACAGCAGAGAAAAAAAGTACTCTATGTCTCAGGAGAGGAATCTGCCGGACAAATCAAACTAAGGGCCAACAGGCTCGACGCCAACCACGAGAACCTTTTTCTGCTTCCCGAGATCAGCCTGAGTACCGTACTCTCCGAAATCTCCAATGAAAATTACGAATTCATCGTCATCGACTCCATTCAAACACTCTACTCCGATGAAACACCTTCAGCACCGGGCTCCGTTACACAGGTGCGTACCATCACTTTTGAACTGATGCGTGTTGCCAAGAGTATGCATATTCCTATCTTCATCATAGGCCATATCACCAAAGACGGTTCCATCGCCGGACCAAGGGTCCTGGAACATATGGTCGACACGGTACTCTACTTTGAAGGTGATAGCAACTCCGAGCTCAGACTGCTGCGCGGCTTCAAGAACCGTTTCGGCTCCACCAATGAAGTCGGTATCTTCGAAATGAACAAGAGCGGCCTGAACGATGCCAAAAGCATGGCAGGCAGATTCTTCGACAAAGAGAAGCTGCAGTCGGGTTCCGCCCTGACCGTCATTATGGAAGGAAGTCGCCCGATCATCATAGAGGTACAGGCACTCGTCTCCGAATCCTACGGGCATCCGAAGCGAAGTTCTACCGGATTTGACAACAACCGTTTGGGTATGCTCCTTGCCCTGCTGGAGAAGAAACTGGATCTGCCTCTGGGTACCTATGATGTCTTTATCAACATCTCCGGCGGTATCAAGATCAACGAACCCTCCGCCGACCTTGCCATCATCGCGGCCATACTCAGTTCTTACCGTGACAGGGAACTGAGCGCAGAGACACTCTTTCTCGGAGAAGTGAGCCTCACCGGAGAGATACGCGAAATATCAGGACTGACTCAACGTCTCAAAGAGATGAAGACACAGGGCTTCAGCAAAGCGGTCATCCCCAACAAACCTATGGAAGAAACAGAGATCAAATGTTTCATAGCCGACGAAGTCTCCAAAGTAGTGGAATGGATGTGA
- the rny gene encoding ribonuclease Y, with translation MIGTITGISGIAGAAVGAGACYLWLKNSTRKKFAHLEMEAKAKAKAISNEVELMLQESQMKIKTKELEHEAELQKRLAQVEGRNRALILEQKALKKEEEALSLLEQRILEKEKALDTLEEKRQKQIAEVVNKLQHTAAMTREEAKAYILEKVEEQSRAEIASIVRRYEKLAKEEGEKKANYILAQATTRFAGDFAGERLINLVNLPSDEHKGRIIGKEGRNIKALEMLLGVDIVIDETPGVILVSSFNLYRRAIATRVIEILVEDGRIHPGRIEEVHEKVEREFEDKTYEEGENILIDLGLFPMHEELVKLIGRLKYRASYGQNALAHTLEVAKLARVMAAEMGGDEKLALRAGLLHDIGKALTQDMGGSHVEIGAELCKRYNEHPTVINAIYAHHGHEEPDSVESAAVCAADTLSAARPGARREVLESFTKRVREIEEIATSKENVERAYAINAGREIRVFVNANRMSDNEAVLLSKEIAKEIKDKVQFPGEIKVNVIRETRAVSIAK, from the coding sequence ATGATAGGAACTATAACAGGCATTTCCGGCATTGCCGGCGCGGCCGTTGGGGCAGGTGCATGTTACCTGTGGCTCAAAAACAGTACCCGAAAGAAATTCGCACATCTTGAGATGGAAGCGAAAGCGAAGGCCAAAGCCATCAGTAATGAAGTGGAGCTTATGCTGCAGGAATCGCAAATGAAGATCAAGACGAAAGAGCTTGAACATGAAGCGGAGTTGCAGAAGCGTCTTGCACAGGTGGAGGGGCGCAACAGGGCTTTGATCCTGGAGCAGAAAGCTCTGAAAAAAGAGGAAGAGGCTTTGTCGCTGCTTGAACAGCGGATCCTCGAAAAAGAAAAAGCACTTGATACACTCGAAGAAAAAAGACAAAAGCAGATAGCCGAAGTAGTGAACAAACTCCAGCATACTGCCGCTATGACCCGGGAGGAAGCCAAAGCGTATATTCTCGAGAAGGTAGAAGAACAGAGTCGGGCAGAGATCGCTTCCATTGTGCGCAGATATGAGAAGCTTGCCAAAGAAGAGGGCGAAAAGAAGGCAAACTATATACTGGCTCAGGCAACGACACGTTTTGCAGGTGATTTTGCCGGTGAGAGGCTCATCAACCTGGTCAATCTTCCCAGTGACGAACACAAGGGGCGAATCATCGGGAAAGAGGGGCGGAATATCAAAGCACTCGAGATGCTCCTTGGGGTCGATATCGTCATTGATGAGACGCCGGGTGTCATACTGGTCAGTTCTTTCAACCTTTACCGCAGGGCCATTGCCACACGGGTCATAGAGATATTGGTCGAGGACGGCCGCATTCACCCCGGTAGGATCGAAGAGGTGCATGAGAAAGTGGAGAGAGAGTTTGAAGATAAAACCTATGAAGAGGGGGAGAATATCCTCATTGACCTGGGGCTTTTCCCAATGCATGAAGAGCTGGTCAAACTCATAGGCCGTTTGAAATACCGTGCAAGTTACGGGCAGAATGCTTTGGCGCATACCCTGGAAGTGGCCAAGCTGGCTCGGGTTATGGCGGCGGAAATGGGCGGAGACGAGAAGCTTGCCCTGCGTGCGGGACTCCTGCATGATATCGGCAAAGCCCTGACTCAGGATATGGGCGGATCCCACGTAGAGATCGGTGCAGAGCTTTGTAAAAGATACAATGAACACCCCACGGTTATCAATGCCATTTATGCCCACCATGGACATGAAGAGCCCGACTCGGTAGAGTCTGCAGCGGTCTGTGCTGCAGATACGCTCAGTGCGGCACGACCGGGGGCAAGAAGAGAAGTGCTTGAGAGTTTTACCAAAAGGGTCAGGGAGATCGAAGAGATCGCCACGTCCAAAGAGAATGTGGAAAGAGCCTATGCCATCAATGCCGGACGGGAAATAAGGGTCTTTGTCAATGCCAATAGAATGAGTGACAACGAAGCAGTCCTTCTCAGCAAAGAGATCGCCAAAGAGATAAAGGACAAGGTACAGTTTCCTGGTGAGATCAAAGTCAATGTCATTCGGGAGACAAGGGCTGTGAGTATTGCAAAATAG
- a CDS encoding lysophospholipid acyltransferase family protein — protein MTLNKIKQFFIALYLTNSYGLKLKRTDDPKEKKRLRLAYAFDQLKALNIEVRTEHVERLPTEGQYLLVSNHRTIIDPPLIEVVLKDTDIFGLWIAKKELYNSFFFGMFVRNAGCILLDREKSQMAGFFADVKAGVKAGSSIFIFPEGTRNKSDRPVDTFKEGSRIIALKNRLPILPVYIRGNAAEILKEAIDDSAVKREIVVEIGELIDFREKRDLREVYMERFGL, from the coding sequence GTGACACTCAACAAGATCAAACAGTTCTTTATCGCACTCTACCTGACAAATTCCTACGGACTGAAACTCAAACGTACCGACGACCCCAAAGAGAAGAAGCGTCTGCGTCTGGCATACGCTTTCGATCAGCTCAAGGCACTGAATATCGAGGTGCGTACCGAGCATGTAGAGCGGCTTCCTACGGAGGGGCAGTACCTTCTTGTGAGCAACCACCGTACGATCATTGACCCGCCGCTGATAGAGGTAGTGCTTAAAGATACCGATATCTTCGGTCTCTGGATTGCCAAAAAAGAGCTCTACAACTCCTTCTTCTTCGGCATGTTCGTACGTAATGCCGGCTGTATCCTTCTTGACAGGGAGAAGAGCCAGATGGCGGGATTCTTTGCAGATGTCAAGGCGGGGGTAAAAGCGGGGAGCTCCATCTTCATTTTTCCGGAAGGGACACGTAACAAGAGTGACAGACCGGTAGATACCTTTAAGGAAGGGTCACGTATCATCGCCCTGAAGAACAGGCTGCCGATACTGCCGGTCTATATACGCGGGAATGCGGCAGAGATTCTTAAAGAGGCGATCGACGACAGTGCGGTCAAAAGAGAGATTGTCGTCGAGATCGGTGAGTTGATCGATTTCAGGGAGAAGCGTGATCTCCGGGAAGTCTACATGGAGCGTTTCGGTCTCTAG
- a CDS encoding TlpA family protein disulfide reductase, which translates to MISIKPLLLSVILLFVTGCNDKKEKEMVPTEQIEACTGPKEQNISEQNCSENNNSNLTKISTMSESTTILKSIKDETHGVMVDKNRFIINDVKQPVVLVNFFSTWCPPCRGQIPYFEDLQKKYKKELFVTGILVNDDANATKLEQFYTKYHMDYFVSSDIENNYVTKKVIKALKLDANFTLPLTVLYKNGNYYTHYEGPVPVEMIDHDIRTAIKEK; encoded by the coding sequence GTGATCAGTATCAAGCCCCTGCTTTTAAGTGTCATTTTGCTTTTTGTCACAGGATGCAATGACAAAAAAGAGAAAGAGATGGTCCCAACGGAACAAATAGAGGCATGTACCGGCCCCAAAGAGCAAAATATTTCAGAGCAAAACTGTTCAGAGAATAACAACAGCAACCTCACCAAGATCAGTACCATGTCTGAGAGTACCACTATCCTTAAAAGTATCAAAGATGAGACACACGGTGTAATGGTGGACAAAAACCGTTTCATCATCAACGATGTCAAACAGCCCGTCGTTCTTGTCAACTTTTTCAGTACCTGGTGCCCTCCCTGCCGTGGACAGATCCCCTATTTTGAAGATCTGCAGAAAAAATACAAAAAAGAGCTTTTTGTGACAGGCATACTTGTCAATGACGATGCCAATGCCACCAAACTCGAACAGTTCTACACCAAATACCATATGGACTATTTCGTCTCCAGCGACATTGAGAACAACTATGTCACGAAAAAAGTGATCAAAGCACTGAAGCTTGATGCGAACTTCACCCTTCCCCTGACTGTTCTGTACAAAAACGGTAACTACTATACCCATTACGAAGGGCCGGTTCCCGTTGAAATGATCGATCACGATATCAGAACCGCCATTAAAGAAAAATAG
- a CDS encoding peptidylprolyl isomerase: protein MKKLLISLLLVCGINLSAAAKKAPIVVLETNVGKIELKMFPKAAPLAVENFVTHVKNGYYNGLIFHRVIKGFMIQGGDPTGTGRGGESIWHKEFKNEYAPNLIFDRPFLLAMANHGPNTNGSQFFITTVPTPHLNGGYTIFGEVVKGKDVVRKIENVTTAAGDRPMFDQVIKRAYIKK, encoded by the coding sequence ATGAAAAAACTATTGATAAGTTTGTTGCTGGTTTGCGGAATAAACCTTTCTGCCGCAGCTAAAAAAGCACCGATCGTCGTGCTGGAAACCAATGTAGGGAAGATAGAGCTCAAGATGTTTCCAAAAGCCGCACCACTTGCTGTGGAGAATTTTGTGACACATGTGAAGAACGGATACTACAACGGCCTGATCTTCCACCGTGTTATCAAAGGTTTCATGATACAGGGTGGTGACCCGACAGGCACAGGAAGAGGCGGTGAGTCGATCTGGCATAAAGAGTTCAAAAATGAATATGCACCGAACCTGATCTTTGACAGACCTTTCCTTCTGGCCATGGCCAACCATGGTCCCAACACCAACGGAAGCCAGTTCTTCATTACAACGGTACCGACACCGCACCTGAACGGAGGCTATACCATCTTCGGTGAAGTAGTTAAAGGGAAAGATGTAGTACGCAAGATCGAAAATGTTACGACAGCAGCAGGCGACAGACCGATGTTCGACCAGGTCATCAAACGCGCATATATCAAAAAATAG
- the acpS gene encoding holo-ACP synthase, producing MKVGTDIIQIDRIEKLIDRYGDTFKQRYLSKEEIATAKKVETLAGYWAAKEAIAKAFGCGIGAQLAFHDIMIAKDNRGAPYFTLSEEARKTYTVHSASVSISHDGGFAIAIAAIDFETA from the coding sequence ATGAAAGTCGGAACAGATATCATTCAAATTGATCGCATTGAAAAACTCATCGATCGCTACGGTGACACATTCAAACAGCGTTACCTGAGTAAAGAAGAGATCGCTACAGCAAAAAAAGTCGAAACGCTTGCCGGGTACTGGGCGGCCAAAGAGGCCATTGCAAAGGCTTTTGGCTGCGGCATAGGCGCCCAGCTGGCCTTTCACGACATTATGATAGCCAAAGACAACAGGGGCGCGCCCTATTTTACTCTGAGCGAGGAAGCACGCAAAACCTACACTGTCCACTCCGCTTCCGTCTCTATCAGCCATGATGGCGGTTTTGCCATTGCCATTGCTGCGATCGATTTTGAAACAGCTTGA
- the ftsY gene encoding signal recognition particle-docking protein FtsY, which translates to MFNLFKKVLGKTNDAIKEVVEEKKKEISKEEFEDILLEADVNYELIERLLDALPAKINRLQAFNSLISVFQYKADWKESDAKPYVEMIIGVNGAGKTTTIAKLAYRYQQEGKGVILGAGDTFRAAAIEQLIRWADKLEVPIVSTRQGHDPSAVVYDTIEAAKARGLDRVIIDTAGRLHTQTNLSEELKKMIRVAGKAMEGAPHRKMLILDGTQGSSSVNQAKAFDEMIGIDGIIITKLDGTAKGGSVLSIADELQMPIFYIGTGEQPKDLIRFKANEYVNTILDEIFV; encoded by the coding sequence ATGTTCAACCTGTTCAAAAAAGTATTGGGAAAGACCAATGATGCCATCAAAGAGGTCGTAGAAGAAAAGAAGAAAGAGATCAGCAAAGAGGAGTTCGAAGATATCCTGCTTGAAGCCGATGTCAATTATGAACTGATCGAGAGACTGCTTGACGCTCTGCCTGCGAAGATCAACCGCCTCCAGGCTTTCAACTCACTAATCTCGGTATTTCAGTATAAAGCGGACTGGAAAGAGAGCGATGCCAAACCCTATGTCGAAATGATCATCGGTGTCAATGGAGCGGGAAAGACCACCACCATTGCCAAGCTCGCCTACCGTTATCAGCAGGAAGGAAAGGGAGTCATTCTAGGAGCGGGAGACACTTTTCGTGCCGCAGCCATCGAACAGCTCATACGATGGGCGGATAAGCTCGAAGTGCCCATTGTCTCCACAAGACAGGGACATGATCCCTCGGCAGTGGTCTATGATACCATTGAAGCCGCCAAGGCCAGAGGACTCGACCGTGTCATTATCGATACAGCAGGAAGACTGCACACACAGACCAACCTCAGTGAAGAGCTCAAGAAGATGATCCGTGTCGCAGGCAAGGCGATGGAAGGGGCACCGCACCGTAAAATGCTCATCCTCGACGGTACACAGGGAAGTTCCTCGGTCAATCAGGCCAAAGCGTTCGATGAGATGATCGGCATCGACGGCATCATCATCACCAAACTCGACGGTACCGCCAAAGGCGGATCGGTACTGAGCATTGCCGATGAGCTGCAAATGCCCATTTTTTACATCGGAACGGGAGAGCAACCCAAAGACCTCATCCGCTTCAAGGCCAACGAGTACGTCAACACCATCCTGGACGAGATCTTCGTCTAG
- a CDS encoding 5-formyltetrahydrofolate cyclo-ligase, whose amino-acid sequence MEVIRKERRKKQFRQRCLERLKEISRKNNYVKDKKVLSKLYEIIEEMDARVIMLYLPLELEVNLYPLIKVLRRQRRQLYVPFMEGKSFSLVKYRYPLKTKRFGIKEPKYSRQFRKKKIDIAIVPIVGVDLTHRRVGFGKGMYDRFFEKEMKNIGTTVFVARQLCYSSQIVTDGHDVRADRIVVP is encoded by the coding sequence ATGGAAGTTATACGCAAAGAAAGACGAAAGAAGCAGTTCCGGCAAAGATGCCTGGAGCGCCTCAAGGAGATCAGTCGCAAGAACAACTATGTCAAAGACAAAAAGGTACTCTCCAAACTTTATGAAATCATCGAAGAGATGGATGCCAGAGTGATCATGCTCTACCTTCCGCTGGAGCTGGAAGTGAATCTTTACCCGCTTATAAAAGTACTCAGACGACAAAGGCGTCAGCTCTATGTCCCGTTTATGGAAGGTAAAAGTTTTAGCTTGGTAAAATATAGATATCCGCTGAAAACAAAGCGGTTCGGTATCAAAGAACCAAAATATTCAAGACAGTTTAGAAAGAAAAAAATAGATATAGCTATTGTACCGATCGTTGGCGTAGACCTTACACACAGACGTGTAGGCTTCGGCAAAGGTATGTACGACAGATTTTTTGAAAAAGAGATGAAAAATATAGGAACAACTGTGTTTGTGGCACGCCAATTGTGCTATAGCAGCCAAATAGTGACGGATGGACATGATGTCAGGGCAGACAGGATAGTCGTACCGTAA